From one Streptomyces sp. N50 genomic stretch:
- a CDS encoding cobalamin B12-binding domain-containing protein produces MGVAAGPIRVVVAKPGLDGHDRGAKVIARALRDAGMEVIYTGLHQTPEQIVDTAIQEDADAIGLSILSGAHNTLFAAVIDLLKQREAEDILVFGGGIIPEADIAPLKEKGVAEIFTPGATTQAIVDWVRENVRQPAGA; encoded by the coding sequence ATGGGTGTGGCAGCCGGTCCGATCCGCGTGGTGGTGGCCAAGCCGGGGCTCGACGGCCACGATCGCGGGGCCAAGGTGATCGCGCGGGCGCTGCGCGACGCCGGTATGGAGGTCATCTACACCGGCCTCCACCAGACCCCCGAGCAGATCGTCGACACCGCGATCCAGGAGGACGCCGACGCGATCGGCCTCTCCATCCTCTCCGGCGCCCACAACACCCTCTTCGCCGCGGTCATCGACCTCCTCAAGCAGCGCGAGGCGGAGGACATCCTCGTCTTCGGCGGCGGCATCATCCCGGAGGCGGACATCGCCCCCCTCAAGGAGAAGGGCGTCGCGGAGATCTTCACACCCGGGGCGACGACGCAGGCGATCGTGGACTGGGTGCGGGAGAACGTGCGGCAGCCGGCGGGGGCGTAG
- a CDS encoding DUF5691 domain-containing protein: MNSTPAPAPPAGDWEELVTAALLGTDRRTPPGCAPGQDAPVALLDAAAVETVRRRAGLTPTRAAERPEPAAPDARPALPAAAARRLAMLLTDRPGTGGGGRRGTSPDLMELLPQWLTAANARGFAAPVQALPALLDAARGRTDLRPAALEFAGPRALWLARLNPDWRFALRATPGGGTALPDLDAPDQVQLLWQEGLFAERVALLAAIRAHRPPAARELLVTTWATERAEDRLMFLDSLRMRLSAEDEPFLEQALADRSRNVRATAAELLSALPDSALAARMAVRASACVAVDRTREEPGLVVEAPHECDSGMERDGVVAKAPAGRGERSWWLGQLVEATPLGTWERRLGGRTPAEIVALPVADDWRSELHAAWCRAAVRQRNAEWARVLLGTPSAPEAGGPGAVSLAERAKLLSTLGGGERADWVAGFIAAQGLSEAFQLLGVCAVPWAAPLGRAVVDALNIARDAGSYPWSFSGVMGLAERCLDPGEAGRLDGLLAVPDETEDAAPGAGGYWAEAFQRLVTTLRLRAAMTEELGAP; the protein is encoded by the coding sequence ATGAACAGCACCCCCGCTCCGGCGCCCCCGGCGGGCGACTGGGAAGAGCTCGTCACCGCCGCGCTGCTCGGCACGGACCGCCGTACACCTCCGGGGTGCGCGCCGGGCCAGGACGCACCCGTGGCCCTGCTGGACGCGGCGGCCGTGGAGACCGTACGGCGGCGGGCGGGGCTGACTCCGACGCGGGCGGCCGAGCGCCCGGAACCGGCCGCGCCCGACGCGCGTCCGGCGCTGCCCGCCGCGGCGGCGCGCAGGCTGGCGATGCTGCTGACCGACCGTCCCGGTACGGGTGGTGGGGGCCGTAGGGGCACCTCGCCGGATCTCATGGAGCTGCTGCCCCAGTGGCTGACGGCGGCCAACGCGCGCGGGTTCGCCGCCCCCGTCCAGGCCTTGCCCGCGCTGCTGGACGCGGCCCGGGGGCGTACGGATCTGCGGCCGGCGGCGCTGGAGTTCGCTGGCCCGCGCGCGTTGTGGCTGGCCCGGCTGAACCCGGACTGGCGGTTCGCCCTGCGCGCGACACCGGGCGGCGGCACGGCCCTGCCGGACCTCGACGCCCCGGACCAGGTCCAACTGCTGTGGCAGGAGGGGCTGTTCGCCGAGCGGGTCGCCCTGCTCGCGGCGATACGGGCGCACCGGCCGCCCGCCGCACGGGAGTTGCTCGTCACGACCTGGGCGACGGAGCGGGCCGAGGACCGGCTGATGTTCCTCGACTCGCTGCGGATGAGGCTCTCCGCCGAGGACGAGCCGTTCCTGGAGCAGGCGTTGGCCGACCGGAGCCGCAACGTCCGTGCCACGGCGGCGGAGTTGCTGTCGGCACTCCCGGACTCGGCGCTCGCCGCGCGGATGGCGGTACGGGCGTCGGCCTGCGTGGCCGTCGACCGCACGCGCGAGGAACCAGGCCTGGTGGTCGAGGCACCGCACGAGTGCGACTCGGGGATGGAGCGGGACGGGGTGGTCGCCAAGGCTCCGGCGGGTCGGGGTGAACGCTCGTGGTGGCTCGGCCAGTTGGTGGAGGCGACTCCGCTCGGGACCTGGGAGCGGCGGCTCGGCGGACGTACGCCCGCGGAGATCGTGGCGCTTCCGGTGGCGGACGACTGGCGGAGCGAGCTGCACGCCGCGTGGTGCCGGGCGGCGGTACGGCAGCGGAACGCCGAGTGGGCCCGGGTGCTGCTGGGGACCCCGTCGGCACCGGAGGCGGGCGGGCCGGGGGCGGTGTCCCTGGCCGAGCGCGCCAAGCTGCTCAGCACGCTGGGCGGGGGCGAACGGGCCGACTGGGTCGCCGGGTTCATCGCGGCGCAGGGGCTGTCCGAGGCGTTTCAGCTGCTCGGGGTGTGTGCGGTGCCGTGGGCCGCGCCGCTTGGGCGGGCTGTCGTGGACGCGCTCAACATCGCTCGGGACGCGGGGAGTTACCCGTGGAGTTTCAGTGGGGTGATGGGGCTGGCCGAGCGGTGTCTCGATCCGGGCGAGGCGGGTCGGCTGGACGGGTTGCTGGCGGTGCCGGACGAGACGGAGGACGCGGCGCCGGGTGCGGGGGGTTATTGGGCGGAGGCGTTTCAGCGGCTGGTCACGACGTTGCGGTTGCGCGCGGCGATGACGGAGGAACTGGGGGCGCCGTAG
- a CDS encoding SWIM zinc finger family protein — translation MTQQGVRWTADQVLALAPDAASRKAGSKLGAAGPWSEAGSSDEGTVWGLCKGSGSKPYQTVVDIADTAGPAYKCSCPSRKFPCKHALGLLLLWAGEDGAVPSGQAPGWAEEWLAGRRKRTEEKRAAGASASPAAADPEAARRRAERRAERITAGAGELEQRLTDLLRAGLASAEQAGYGLWEETAARMVDAQAPGLAARARELGAIPSSGPGWPVRLLEESALLHLLDQAWLRREHLPDDLAATVRSRIGLPSSPDGPPLRDHWLVLAQYDTTDPKLTTRRIWLHGTDSGRTSLLLSYGAAGRAPELALPMGLALDAEVSAFPGAGQLRAALGEQFAAPSPTTARPQGVPTAQAAVHYGEALRHDPWLDSVPVTLDRVVPTPDGDSWQLADADTDLALPLTPTARSRPGLWRLVALSGGAPVKVFGELGHRGFTPLTAWPEGAGEPVSLC, via the coding sequence ATGACTCAGCAGGGGGTGCGCTGGACGGCTGATCAGGTGCTGGCACTGGCGCCTGACGCAGCGTCACGCAAAGCGGGAAGCAAGCTCGGGGCGGCGGGGCCGTGGTCCGAGGCGGGCAGTTCTGACGAGGGGACGGTGTGGGGGCTGTGCAAGGGCAGTGGCAGCAAGCCGTATCAGACGGTCGTCGACATCGCGGACACCGCGGGGCCGGCGTACAAGTGCAGTTGCCCGAGCCGCAAGTTCCCGTGCAAGCACGCGCTGGGACTGCTGCTGTTGTGGGCGGGCGAGGACGGCGCGGTCCCGTCGGGGCAGGCGCCGGGCTGGGCCGAGGAGTGGCTGGCGGGGCGGCGGAAGCGGACGGAGGAGAAGCGGGCGGCGGGGGCGTCCGCTTCCCCGGCCGCCGCTGATCCGGAGGCGGCGCGGCGCCGGGCGGAGCGCCGGGCCGAGCGGATCACCGCCGGCGCGGGCGAGCTGGAGCAGCGGCTGACGGACCTGCTGCGCGCCGGCCTGGCCTCGGCGGAGCAGGCGGGGTACGGGCTGTGGGAGGAGACAGCGGCCCGCATGGTCGACGCCCAGGCCCCCGGACTGGCCGCGCGCGCGAGGGAGTTGGGGGCGATCCCGTCCTCGGGCCCCGGCTGGCCGGTCCGCCTGCTGGAGGAGAGCGCCCTGCTCCACCTCCTCGACCAGGCCTGGCTGCGCCGCGAGCACCTGCCCGACGACCTGGCGGCCACGGTCCGCTCCCGCATCGGCCTGCCTTCCTCCCCGGACGGCCCGCCCCTGCGCGACCACTGGCTGGTCCTCGCCCAGTACGACACGACGGACCCGAAACTGACGACCCGAAGAATCTGGCTGCACGGCACGGACTCGGGCCGCACCTCCCTACTCCTCTCTTACGGCGCCGCCGGCCGCGCCCCCGAGTTGGCACTGCCCATGGGACTCGCCCTGGACGCGGAGGTGTCCGCGTTCCCGGGCGCCGGACAGCTCCGGGCGGCCCTGGGTGAGCAGTTCGCGGCCCCTTCGCCTACGACGGCCCGACCGCAAGGGGTGCCGACAGCTCAGGCCGCCGTCCACTACGGGGAGGCCCTACGGCACGACCCGTGGCTGGATTCCGTCCCGGTGACACTGGACCGCGTCGTCCCCACCCCGGACGGCGACTCCTGGCAACTGGCGGACGCCGACACGGATTTGGCACTCCCGCTCACCCCCACCGCCCGTTCCCGCCCCGGCCTGTGGCGGCTCGTCGCCCTCTCCGGCGGCGCCCCGGTGAAGGTCTTCGGCGAGTTGGGCCACCGCGGCTTCACCCCGTTGACGGCCTGGCCGGAGGGCGCGGGAGAGCCGGTGTCCCTGTGCTGA
- a CDS encoding ATP-binding protein — protein MTVSVGTTPEQANEKPSDEALRPHAEDAFAGELAALAAQDDRPRPVRWKMSPWAVATYLLGGTLPDGTVITPKYVGPRRIVEVAVTTLATDRALLLLGVPGTAKTWVSEHLAAAVSGDSTLIVQGTAGTPEEAIRYGWNYAQLLANGPSRDALVPSPVMRAMAEGMTARVEELTRIPADVQDSLITILSEKTLPIPELGQEVQAVRGFNLIATANDRDRGVNDLSSALRRRFNTVVLPLPESADAEVEIVARRVDQIGRSLDLPAVPEGVDEIRRVVTVFRELRDGITADGRTKLKSPSGTLSTAEAISVVTNGLALAAHFGDGLLRPSDVAAGILGAVVRDPAADRVIWQEYLEAVVRERDGWKDFYRACREVSA, from the coding sequence ATGACTGTGTCCGTAGGAACCACGCCTGAGCAGGCGAACGAGAAGCCGTCGGACGAGGCGTTGCGGCCGCATGCCGAGGACGCCTTCGCCGGTGAACTCGCCGCGCTGGCCGCGCAGGACGACCGGCCGCGTCCGGTCCGCTGGAAGATGTCGCCGTGGGCGGTCGCCACGTACCTTCTCGGCGGCACGCTGCCGGACGGCACGGTGATCACGCCGAAGTACGTCGGCCCGCGCCGCATCGTCGAGGTTGCCGTCACCACCCTCGCCACCGACCGCGCCCTGCTTCTGCTCGGCGTGCCCGGCACCGCGAAGACCTGGGTGTCCGAGCACCTCGCGGCGGCGGTCAGCGGTGACTCGACCCTGATCGTGCAGGGCACCGCCGGCACTCCGGAGGAGGCGATCCGCTACGGCTGGAACTACGCGCAGCTGCTGGCCAACGGCCCGAGCCGGGACGCCCTCGTGCCCAGCCCCGTCATGCGGGCCATGGCGGAGGGGATGACCGCGCGGGTCGAGGAGCTGACCCGGATCCCGGCCGACGTACAGGACTCGCTCATCACGATCCTGTCGGAAAAGACGCTGCCGATACCGGAGTTGGGGCAGGAGGTGCAGGCCGTCCGCGGCTTCAATCTCATCGCCACGGCCAACGACCGCGACCGTGGAGTCAACGACCTCTCCAGCGCGCTGCGCCGCCGTTTCAACACGGTGGTGCTGCCGCTGCCGGAGAGCGCGGATGCCGAGGTCGAGATCGTCGCCCGTCGCGTCGACCAGATCGGCCGCTCCCTCGACCTGCCCGCCGTGCCCGAGGGCGTCGACGAGATCCGCCGCGTGGTGACCGTCTTCCGCGAACTGCGCGACGGGATCACCGCGGACGGGCGGACGAAGCTCAAGTCGCCCAGCGGCACGCTGTCGACGGCCGAGGCGATCTCCGTCGTCACCAACGGCCTTGCCCTGGCAGCCCACTTCGGTGACGGACTGCTGCGGCCCAGCGATGTCGCCGCGGGCATCCTCGGCGCCGTCGTCCGCGATCCGGCGGCCGACCGGGTCATCTGGCAGGAGTACCTGGAGGCGGTCGTCCGCGAGCGCGACGGCTGGAAGGACTTCTACCGGGCCTGCCGGGAGGTGAGCGCGTGA
- a CDS encoding DUF5682 family protein: MAGVEGGRGAGPLLLGVRHHGPGSARAVRAALDAAQPRVVLIEGPPEADALIPLAADEDMRPPVALLGHAVDEPGRSAFWPLAEFSPEWVAIRWALEHEVPARFIDLPATHTLAWGKDDAEGESTGKEQPAPTAETPAAETPTAETPPSGSPSASDPSGPDPSGPDPSASTPSAPGASEPGASDPGTDIRVDPLAVLAEAAGYDDPERWWEDVVEHRGVGERDAFAPFTALEEAMGALRETYGVGGHERDLVREAYMRLQVRAAQREFEDDVAVVCGAWHVPALRQKASVAADRALLKGLPKVKADLTWVPWTHRRLSRASGYGAGIDSPGWYGHLFGAPDRPVERWMTKVAGLFREEDRIVSPAHVIEAVRLAETLAVMRGRPLPGLGETTDAVRAVMCEGSDIPLALVHDRLVVGDVLGEVPPGAPAVPLQRDLDRSQRRLRIKPEALERELELDLRKETDAGRSRLLHRLRLLRIEWGEPTVSRGSTGTFRETWRLRWEPELAVRVAEAGVWGTTVLAAATAKAEADAVGAQSLADVTALAEHCLLAELPDALPVVMKVLADRAALDTDVGHLAQALPALVRSLRYGDVRGTDTGALTEVAAGLAERVFVGLPPACAALDADAAEEMRRHVDAVHGAVALLGDASGPGHGDTSAPGQGDGPGSGPGPGPGHGGLRDRWRAVLRTLSARDTVPGVIRGRAVRLLLDEGELGPDEAARLMGLVLSPGTPPADAAAWIEGFVGGGGGLLLVHDERLLGLVDAWLTGVPAEAFTDVLPLLRRTFSSYESGVRRTLGELVRRGPGKQVGTAATAAGIPGFGAELDAGRADAVVPVLRLLLGLDDNELVGVAG, from the coding sequence GTGGCAGGAGTTGAGGGGGGCCGGGGTGCCGGGCCGCTGTTGCTCGGGGTGCGGCATCACGGGCCCGGTTCGGCGCGGGCCGTGCGGGCGGCGCTGGACGCGGCTCAGCCGCGGGTGGTCCTGATCGAAGGGCCGCCGGAGGCCGACGCGTTGATCCCGCTGGCCGCCGACGAGGACATGCGGCCGCCGGTCGCGCTCCTCGGCCACGCCGTGGACGAGCCGGGCCGCTCGGCCTTCTGGCCGCTGGCCGAGTTCTCCCCGGAATGGGTCGCCATCCGCTGGGCCCTGGAGCACGAGGTCCCGGCCCGCTTCATCGACCTCCCGGCCACGCACACGCTGGCGTGGGGAAAGGACGACGCCGAGGGCGAGTCGACGGGGAAGGAACAGCCGGCCCCGACCGCCGAGACGCCGGCTGCCGAGACACCGACTGCCGAGACACCGCCCAGCGGATCCCCTTCTGCCTCAGATCCCTCCGGCCCGGACCCCTCCGGCCCGGATCCTTCCGCCTCGACCCCCTCCGCCCCGGGCGCCTCCGAACCCGGCGCCTCCGACCCCGGCACCGACATCCGCGTCGATCCCCTCGCCGTCCTTGCCGAGGCCGCTGGTTACGACGATCCCGAGCGCTGGTGGGAGGACGTCGTCGAGCACCGGGGTGTGGGGGAGCGGGACGCGTTCGCGCCGTTCACCGCGCTTGAGGAGGCGATGGGGGCGCTGCGCGAGACGTACGGGGTCGGCGGGCACGAGCGGGATCTGGTGCGTGAGGCGTATATGCGGCTCCAAGTGCGGGCGGCGCAGCGGGAGTTCGAGGACGACGTGGCCGTGGTGTGCGGGGCCTGGCACGTGCCCGCGCTGCGGCAGAAGGCGTCCGTCGCGGCGGACCGCGCGCTGCTGAAGGGGCTGCCCAAGGTCAAGGCCGATCTGACCTGGGTGCCGTGGACGCACCGCCGGCTGTCGCGGGCCAGCGGGTACGGCGCGGGGATCGACTCGCCGGGCTGGTACGGCCATCTGTTCGGCGCCCCGGACCGGCCGGTCGAGCGGTGGATGACCAAGGTCGCGGGACTGTTCCGGGAGGAGGACCGGATCGTCTCCCCGGCCCATGTCATCGAGGCCGTACGGCTGGCGGAGACGCTTGCCGTGATGCGCGGGCGGCCGTTGCCGGGGCTTGGAGAGACCACCGACGCCGTGCGGGCGGTGATGTGCGAGGGCTCGGACATCCCGCTGGCGCTGGTGCACGACCGGCTCGTCGTCGGGGATGTGCTGGGCGAGGTGCCGCCGGGTGCGCCCGCCGTGCCGTTGCAGCGCGACCTCGACCGTTCGCAGCGCAGGCTGCGGATCAAACCGGAGGCGCTGGAGCGGGAGTTGGAGCTCGACCTGCGCAAGGAGACCGACGCCGGGCGCAGCAGGCTTCTGCACCGGCTGCGGCTGTTGCGCATCGAGTGGGGCGAGCCGACCGTGTCGCGGGGGAGCACGGGTACGTTCCGGGAGACCTGGCGGCTGCGCTGGGAGCCGGAGTTGGCGGTGCGGGTCGCCGAGGCCGGAGTCTGGGGGACCACCGTGCTCGCGGCGGCGACCGCCAAGGCGGAGGCGGACGCCGTCGGGGCGCAGAGCCTCGCCGACGTCACCGCCCTCGCCGAGCACTGCCTGCTGGCCGAACTGCCGGACGCGCTCCCGGTGGTGATGAAGGTCCTCGCCGACCGCGCGGCCCTCGACACCGACGTCGGCCATCTCGCCCAGGCGCTGCCCGCGCTGGTCCGTTCGCTGCGCTACGGCGACGTACGCGGCACCGACACCGGCGCGCTGACGGAGGTCGCGGCGGGCCTCGCCGAGCGCGTCTTCGTCGGGCTGCCCCCGGCCTGCGCGGCCCTTGACGCGGACGCCGCCGAGGAGATGCGGCGGCATGTGGACGCGGTGCACGGGGCGGTGGCGCTGTTGGGCGACGCCTCTGGACCCGGGCATGGTGACACCTCTGCGCCTGGGCAGGGCGACGGACCTGGTTCCGGACCTGGCCCCGGCCCCGGGCACGGTGGCCTGCGGGACCGTTGGCGCGCCGTCCTCCGCACGCTCTCCGCGCGGGACACCGTCCCCGGCGTCATCCGAGGCCGAGCCGTACGACTCCTGCTGGACGAAGGGGAGTTGGGGCCGGACGAGGCGGCCCGGCTGATGGGGCTCGTGCTCTCGCCAGGGACACCGCCCGCCGACGCGGCCGCGTGGATCGAGGGGTTCGTCGGCGGCGGGGGCGGGCTGCTCCTCGTGCACGACGAGCGCTTGCTCGGGCTGGTGGACGCGTGGCTGACCGGAGTGCCGGCGGAGGCGTTCACGGACGTACTGCCTTTGCTGCGGCGAACGTTCTCGTCGTACGAGTCCGGAGTGCGCCGGACACTCGGGGAGTTGGTGCGGCGCGGGCCGGGGAAGCAGGTGGGTACGGCGGCGACGGCGGCCGGGATACCCGGGTTCGGGGCGGAGTTGGACGCGGGGCGCGCGGACGCGGTGGTGCCGGTGCTGCGGCTGCTGTTGGGGCTGGACGACAACGAGCTTGTGGGGGTGGCGGGATGA
- a CDS encoding VWA domain-containing protein, which yields MRRWRLVLGGDAADGTGCELSGHDAAMDGALAALYGRQDKGRAAKDRSAGLGASAPSVARWLGDIRTYFPSSVVQVMQRDAIDRLGLSALLLEPEMLEAVEADVHLVGTLLSLNKAMPETTKETARAVVRKVVQDLEKRLASRTRATLTGALDRSARINRPRHHDIDWNRTIAANLKHYLPEYRTIVPERLIGYGRASQSVKKEVILCIDQSGSMAASVVYASVFGAVLASMRSINTRLVVFDTAVVDLTDQLDDPVDVLFGTQLGGGTDINRALAYCQSQITRPAETVVVLISDLYEGGIRNEMLKRVAAMKASGVQFVTLLALSDEGTPAYDREHASALAALGAPAFACTPDLFPEVMAAAIEKRPLPIPDTA from the coding sequence TTGCGGCGGTGGCGGCTGGTGCTCGGGGGTGATGCCGCCGACGGCACCGGGTGCGAGCTGTCCGGGCACGACGCCGCGATGGACGGGGCGCTCGCCGCGCTGTACGGCAGGCAGGACAAGGGGCGGGCGGCGAAGGACCGTTCGGCGGGGCTCGGGGCGTCGGCGCCGTCCGTCGCGCGCTGGCTCGGGGACATCCGGACGTACTTCCCGTCCTCCGTCGTCCAGGTCATGCAGCGCGACGCCATCGACCGGCTCGGGCTGTCCGCGCTGCTCCTCGAACCGGAGATGCTGGAGGCGGTCGAGGCCGACGTGCATCTCGTCGGCACGCTGCTCTCCCTCAACAAGGCGATGCCGGAGACCACGAAGGAGACGGCGCGGGCGGTCGTCCGCAAGGTCGTCCAGGACCTGGAGAAGCGGCTCGCCTCCCGCACCCGGGCCACCCTCACCGGCGCGCTCGACCGCAGCGCCCGTATCAACCGGCCGCGCCACCACGACATCGACTGGAACCGCACGATCGCGGCCAACCTCAAGCACTACCTGCCGGAGTACCGGACGATCGTGCCGGAGCGGCTGATCGGATACGGGCGGGCGTCCCAGTCCGTGAAGAAGGAGGTCATCCTCTGCATCGACCAGTCCGGTTCGATGGCGGCGTCGGTCGTCTACGCCTCCGTGTTCGGGGCGGTGCTCGCGTCGATGCGGTCGATCAACACCCGGCTCGTCGTCTTCGACACGGCGGTCGTCGACCTCACCGACCAGCTCGACGACCCGGTGGACGTGCTCTTCGGGACCCAGCTCGGCGGCGGTACGGACATCAACAGGGCGCTCGCGTACTGCCAGTCGCAGATCACCCGGCCCGCGGAGACGGTGGTCGTGCTGATCAGCGACCTCTATGAGGGGGGCATCCGGAACGAGATGCTGAAGCGGGTGGCGGCGATGAAGGCGTCGGGGGTGCAGTTCGTGACCCTGCTCGCGCTCTCCGACGAGGGCACGCCCGCCTACGACCGCGAACACGCCTCCGCGCTGGCCGCGTTGGGCGCGCCGGCCTTCGCCTGTACGCCCGACCTGTTCCCGGAGGTGATGGCGGCGGCGATCGAGAAGCGGCCGTTGCCGATACCGGACACCGCGTGA
- the sucC gene encoding ADP-forming succinate--CoA ligase subunit beta: MDLFEYQARDLFAKHDVPVLAGEVIDTPEAARAATERLGGKSVVKAQVKVGGRGKAGGVKLAATPDEAVARATDILGMDIKGHTVHKVMIAETAPEIVEEYYVSYLLDRTNRTFLAMASVQGGVEIEVVAEENPEALAKVPVNANEGVSIEKAREIVAQAKFPADVAEQVAEILVTLWDTFVKEDALLVEVNPLAKVADGRVIALDGKVSLDENAEFRQADHAALEDKDSANPLEAAAKAKNLNYVKLDGEVGIIGNGAGLVMSTLDVVAYAGENHGGVKPANFLDIGGGASAAVMANGLEIILGDPDVKSVFVNVFGGITACDEVANGIVQALQLLADKGEEVTKPLVVRLDGNNAELGRKILSDANHPLVQRVDTMDGAADKAAELAAAK, translated from the coding sequence GTGGACCTGTTCGAGTATCAGGCGAGGGACCTCTTCGCCAAGCACGATGTACCGGTGCTGGCCGGTGAAGTCATCGACACGCCTGAGGCGGCCCGCGCAGCCACCGAGCGGCTCGGTGGCAAGTCCGTCGTCAAGGCCCAGGTGAAGGTCGGCGGGCGTGGCAAGGCCGGTGGCGTGAAGCTCGCCGCCACCCCGGACGAGGCCGTCGCGCGTGCGACGGACATCCTCGGCATGGACATCAAGGGCCACACGGTCCACAAGGTGATGATCGCCGAGACCGCGCCCGAGATCGTCGAGGAGTACTACGTCTCGTACCTCCTCGACCGCACCAACCGCACCTTCCTCGCCATGGCGTCCGTCCAGGGCGGCGTGGAGATCGAGGTCGTCGCGGAGGAGAACCCCGAGGCCCTCGCGAAGGTCCCGGTCAACGCCAACGAGGGCGTGAGCATCGAGAAGGCCCGCGAGATCGTGGCGCAGGCCAAGTTCCCGGCCGACGTCGCGGAGCAGGTCGCCGAGATCCTGGTGACGCTGTGGGACACCTTCGTCAAGGAGGACGCCCTCCTGGTCGAGGTCAACCCGCTCGCGAAGGTCGCCGACGGCCGCGTCATCGCGCTCGACGGCAAGGTCTCCCTCGACGAGAACGCCGAGTTCCGCCAGGCGGACCACGCGGCGCTCGAGGACAAGGACTCGGCGAACCCCCTTGAGGCGGCCGCCAAGGCCAAGAACCTCAACTACGTCAAGCTCGACGGCGAGGTCGGCATCATCGGCAACGGCGCGGGTCTCGTCATGAGCACCCTCGACGTCGTCGCGTACGCCGGTGAGAACCACGGTGGCGTGAAGCCGGCCAACTTCCTCGACATCGGCGGCGGCGCGTCCGCGGCTGTGATGGCGAACGGCCTGGAGATCATCCTGGGCGACCCCGACGTCAAGTCGGTCTTCGTCAACGTCTTCGGCGGCATCACCGCGTGCGACGAGGTCGCCAACGGCATCGTCCAGGCGCTGCAGCTGCTCGCGGACAAGGGCGAGGAAGTCACCAAGCCCCTCGTCGTCCGCCTCGACGGCAACAACGCCGAGCTGGGTCGCAAGATCCTCTCCGACGCCAACCACCCGCTGGTCCAGCGCGTGGACACCATGGACGGCGCGGCCGACAAGGCCGCCGAGCTCGCGGCTGCGAAGTAA
- the sucD gene encoding succinate--CoA ligase subunit alpha — protein MAIFLTKDSKVIVQGMTGSTGMKHTKLMLADGTNIVGGVNPRKAGTSVDVDGTEIPVFGTVAEAIEKTGANVSVLFVPPAFSKAAVVEAIDAEIPLAVVITEGIAVHDSAAFYAYAVAKGNKTRIIGPNCPGLITPGQSNAGIIPGDITKPGRIGLVSKSGTLTYQMMYELRDIGFSSAVGIGGDPVIGTTHIDALAAFEADPDTDLIVMIGEIGGDAEERAADFIAKNVTKPVVGYVAGFTAPEGKTMGHAGAIVSGSSGTAAAKKEALEAAGVKVGKTPTETAKLAREILAG, from the coding sequence ATGGCTATCTTCCTCACCAAGGACAGCAAGGTCATCGTCCAGGGCATGACCGGCTCCACGGGCATGAAGCACACCAAGCTCATGCTGGCCGACGGCACGAACATCGTCGGTGGCGTGAACCCCCGTAAGGCGGGCACGTCCGTCGACGTCGACGGCACCGAGATCCCGGTCTTCGGCACGGTCGCCGAGGCGATCGAGAAGACGGGCGCGAACGTGTCCGTCCTCTTCGTACCGCCGGCCTTCTCCAAGGCCGCGGTCGTCGAGGCCATCGACGCCGAGATCCCGCTCGCGGTCGTCATCACCGAGGGCATCGCCGTGCACGACTCGGCCGCGTTCTACGCGTACGCGGTCGCGAAGGGCAACAAGACCCGGATCATCGGCCCGAACTGCCCCGGTCTCATCACCCCGGGTCAGTCCAACGCCGGCATCATCCCGGGCGACATCACCAAGCCGGGCCGTATCGGCCTGGTCTCGAAGTCCGGCACGCTGACGTACCAGATGATGTACGAGCTGCGTGACATCGGCTTCTCGTCCGCGGTGGGCATCGGTGGCGACCCCGTCATCGGCACCACCCACATCGACGCGCTGGCCGCCTTCGAGGCCGACCCCGACACCGACCTCATCGTCATGATCGGTGAGATCGGTGGCGACGCGGAGGAGCGGGCGGCGGACTTCATCGCGAAGAACGTGACGAAGCCGGTCGTCGGTTACGTCGCGGGCTTCACCGCGCCCGAGGGCAAGACGATGGGCCACGCCGGTGCCATCGTCTCCGGTTCCTCCGGTACGGCCGCCGCGAAGAAGGAGGCCCTCGAGGCCGCCGGCGTCAAGGTCGGCAAGACCCCGACCGAGACGGCGAAGCTCGCCCGCGAGATCCTGGCCGGCTGA